The proteins below are encoded in one region of Engystomops pustulosus chromosome 8, aEngPut4.maternal, whole genome shotgun sequence:
- the NTAN1 gene encoding protein N-terminal asparagine amidohydrolase, with translation MPLLIDSRRLDVSLPAARILQTCPELEERARILKSKPPQIVGANGFLYVQQRELAATTPTDSSVSILGSEDATTCHIIVLRHTGSGATCLAHCDGSDSETEAEAIIQAVKSLTKTTEGRLELHIVGGFNDQRQLSMKLSRQLLKVFHKQAEDVHLVTFCVTDINDRKENGIHLPIIYGIAVNVKTGEIFNATFADRQPDEDLRSAYILTGGRMVNIYDAEAEQLSIGPYSWLPFPNIDFWLNQEDKQILECFSTSPQAEPPHFVQHMKSSLRYLKDNPLPQVSVFPNGKPRSYKKKSDGQWEMIIN, from the exons ATGCCGCTGCTCATTGACAGCCGGAGGCTCGATGTCAGCCTGCCCGCCGCCCGGATACTGCAGACGTGTCCCGAGCTGGAG GAGCGAGCCCGAATCTTAAAAAGCAAGCCCCCGCAGATTGTCGGAGCAAATGGATTTCTGTATGTGCAACAACGGGAACTTGCTGCAACCACACCAACTgata GTTCAGTTTCGATTTTGGGCTCAGAAGATGCAACTACTTGTCACATCATTGTTCTCCGACACACAG GAAGTGGGGCCACATGCCTGGCACATTGTGATGGGTCCGATTCCGAAACTGAAGCTGAAGCCATCATCCAGGCTGTCAAATCACTAACAAAGACCACAGAAGGAAG ACTAGAACTGCACATTGTCGGGGGCTTCAATGATCAACGCCAGTTGTCCATGAAACTGTCACGTCAGCTTCTCA AAGTATTCCATAAACAAGCAGAGGACGTCCATCTAGTTACATTCTGTGTCACAG ATATAAATGACAGAAAGGAAAATGGAATTCACCTTCCAATAATTTATGGAATAG CTGTAAATGTTAAAACGGGAGAAATTTTCAACGCTACATTTGCGGACCGTCAGCCGGACGAGGATTTGCGCTCTGCATACATTCTGACAGGAGGACGT ATGGTGAATATTTATGATGCTGAAGCGGAGCAGTTAAGCATTGGGCCTTATTCCTGGCTTCCTTTCCCAAACATTGATTTTTGGCTGAATCAGGAGGACAAGCAGATCCTTGAG TGTTTTTCCACTTCTCCTCAGGCAGAACCTCCACATTTCGTCCAACACATGAAATCTTCACTACGGTATCTGAAGGACAATCCACTTCCTCAAGTATCTGTATTTCCGAACGGGAAACCCCGCTCCTATAAGAAAAAATCTGATGGCCAATGGGAAATGATCATAAACTGa
- the RRN3 gene encoding RNA polymerase I-specific transcription initiation factor RRN3 gives MMAESSDFLNSPPKKTVRFGGTVTEVLSKYSQGNKEDLELLKHQLTDPEIKDGQIINWLRELRISVTYLTIDYEQLVNIVLKLPWLSRSREVVEEYLAFLGNLMSAQTVYLRPCLNMIVSHFVPARVVITEGDLQISDSEDEDEDIVPRFNTCHRALQLIAQFVPSTPRFLMPILVERFPYIKKSSRVMECYIHNILRVTVYFPMLRLEVLELIIEKLLKVDVSASRHDIEDAEEAAWTADKENAAEETLFNMDEDEDPPQVVPNTLNETMALPAAERLDLCMSVIFAYFKDICFNNGGFDLNKAKDLYKDLIVVFDKLILPTHACCHVQFTMFYICSFKLGLAEAFLEHLWKKLQNPNNPPIIRQTAASYIGSLLARAKFIPLVTVKACLDLLVNWIHGYIDNQDAGSRAFCDLTFHGPFYAACQAVFYTLIFRHKQLLDGSMRKGLAYLQGLNFERIVMCQLNPLKLCLPSVVNFFAAITRKYQLVFCYTIIERNNRQMIPVVRSSTGGEAPQTFTNPLDSFFPFDPCLLKRCKILIDPLYQQWEESNAEEMKPQKPIKPGATPDDEDDFLKGETPQNGALIGVTPGSYEYYQKSPASSVGSPPYKFLQRPF, from the exons ATGATGGCTGAAAGCAGCGATTTTCTGAACTCTCCACCAAAGAAAACTGTTCGATTTGGTGGAACAGTGACTGAAGTTCTGTCAAAGTACTCCCAG GGTAACAAAGAAGACTTAGAACTTTTGAAGCATCAGTTGACGGATCCAGAGATAAAG GATGGACAGATTATAAACTGGCTGCGTGAATTAAGGATTTCAGTTACTTACCTGACAATTGATTATGAACAGCTAGTGAACATTGTGCTG AAACTACCCTGGCTGAGCAGAAGCAGAGAAGTTGTGGAAGAATATTTGGCATTTTTGGGTAACCTCATGTCAGCCCAGACTGTCTACTTGCGACCTTGTTTGAACATGATTGTCTCCCACTTTGTACcag CTCGTGTGGTTATAACTGAAGGTGATTTACAGATCTCAGACTCTGAAGATGAAGACGAGG ATATTGTTCCGAGATTTAACACCTGCCACAGGGCACTGCAGTTGATAGCGCAATTTGTTCCTTC AACTCCACGTTTTCTTATGCCAATTCTTGTGGAAAGATTTCCCTATATCAAAAAATCATCAAGAGTCATG GAATGTTACATCCATAACATTTTACGGGTCACTGTGTACTTCCCAATGCTCAGACTGGAAGTCTTGGAACTCATAATCGAAAAGTTGCTTAAAGTTGAT GTGAGTGCATCTCGCCATGACATAGAAGATGCAGAAGAAGCTGCGTGGACTGCCGATAAGGAGAATGCTGCAGAAGAAACTCTATTTAACATG GATGAAGATGAAGACCCTCCACAGGTTGTTCCAAATACTTTAAATGAAACAATGGCTCTCCCTGCTGCTGAACGCTTGGACTTGTGTATGTCTGTCATCTTCGCTTACTTCAAAGACATCTGCTTTAACAATG GGGGTTTTGACCTTAATAAAGCGAAGGATTTATACAAAGATCTTATAGTTGTATTTGACAAGCTGATTTTACCCACCCACGCTTGCTGTCATGTGCAGTTTACCATGTTTTACATCTGCAGCTTCAAACTG GGACTTGCAGAAGCTTTCTTGGAACATCTATGGAAGAAATTGCAGAATCCCAACAACCCTCCAATTATCCGACAGACTGCAGCGAGTTACATTGGAAGCCTCCTTGCCCGAGCCAAGTTCATTCCTTTGGT GACAGTGAAGGCTTGTCTTGATCTCCTTGTGAACTGGATCCATGGCTACATAGATAATCAGGATGCTGGGAGCCGGGCTTTCTGTGACTTGACCTTCCATGGACCTTTCTATGCTGCTTGCCAGGCTGTTTTCTATACCTTGATTTTCCGCCATAAGCAGCTCTTAGACGGCAGCATGCGCAAAG gtCTGGCCTACTTGCAGGGTCTGAATTTTGAAAGAATTGTAATGTGTCAACTTAATCCTTTGAAGCTTTGTCTTCCATCAGTAGTTAACTTCTTTGCTGCAATCACCCG GAAATATCAGTTGGTGTTTTGTTACACCATCATTGAACGCAATAATCGGCAGATGATCCCCGTTGTCAGAAGCAGCACTGGCGGAGAAGCTCCTCAAACATTCACTAACCCTCTGGACAGCTTCTTTCCTTTTGATCCTTGCCTTTTGAAAAG ATGTAAGATTCTTATAGACCCTTTATATCAGCAGTGGGAAGAGTCTAATGCTGAGGAAATGAAACCGCAAAAGCCAATCAAG ccTGGTGCCACCCCAGATGATGAAGATGATTTCCTCAAAGGAGAAACCCCCCAGAATGGAGCCCTGATAGGAGTGACTCCAGGTTCCTATGAGTATTACCAGAAGAGCCCAGCAAGCAGTGTGGGGTCACCCCCATACAAGTTCCTCCAGCGGCCCTTCTGA